A genome region from Arachis duranensis cultivar V14167 chromosome 8, aradu.V14167.gnm2.J7QH, whole genome shotgun sequence includes the following:
- the LOC107460131 gene encoding snakin-2 isoform X1, protein MALSKLLAASLIVSFLLLHLGEAYESQEAPQQTIEDSVNNKKIDCSGACSVRCSKASRQRMCKRACGTCCQRCNCVPPGTSGNQKLCPCYYNQTTHGGRRKCP, encoded by the exons ATGGCTCTCTCTAAGCTTCTAGCTGCTTCCCTTATTGTGTCTTTTCTCCTCCTCCATCTTGGGGAAGCTTATGAATCG CAGGAGGCACCCCAGCAGACAATTGAGGATTCTGTTAATAATAAGAAGATAG ATTGCAGTGGAGCATGCAGTGTGAGATGCAGCAAAGCATCTCGTCAAAGGATGTGCAAGAGAGCGTGTGGAACATGCTGCCAAAGATGCAACTGCGTACCACCGGGCACTTCCGGCAACCAAAAACTGTGTCCCTGTTATTACAACCAAACCACCCACGGTGGCAGGCGCAAGTGCCCTTAA
- the LOC107460131 gene encoding snakin-2 isoform X2 codes for MALSKLLAASLIVSFLLLHLGEAYESEAPQQTIEDSVNNKKIDCSGACSVRCSKASRQRMCKRACGTCCQRCNCVPPGTSGNQKLCPCYYNQTTHGGRRKCP; via the exons ATGGCTCTCTCTAAGCTTCTAGCTGCTTCCCTTATTGTGTCTTTTCTCCTCCTCCATCTTGGGGAAGCTTATGAATCG GAGGCACCCCAGCAGACAATTGAGGATTCTGTTAATAATAAGAAGATAG ATTGCAGTGGAGCATGCAGTGTGAGATGCAGCAAAGCATCTCGTCAAAGGATGTGCAAGAGAGCGTGTGGAACATGCTGCCAAAGATGCAACTGCGTACCACCGGGCACTTCCGGCAACCAAAAACTGTGTCCCTGTTATTACAACCAAACCACCCACGGTGGCAGGCGCAAGTGCCCTTAA